The following coding sequences lie in one Halogeometricum rufum genomic window:
- a CDS encoding PLP-dependent cysteine synthase family protein, translated as MTTHREPLASVLDTVGETPLVRVHASPDEVPVYAKLESFNPGASVKDRIGKYMLERMLDDGTLSEGGTVVEPTAGNTGIGIAVAAGQLGVDAVFVVPERFSVEKQQLMRALGATVVNTPTADGMGGAIDRARELAAELDDAVVPQQFSNPLNAEAHYATTGPEMYEALDGDVGAVVAGCGTAGTLMGIARYARERDPETHVVAVEPEGSLYATLVGVDGDEEAYKTEGIGTHDPTTNELFDPELVDEVVQISDRDAHAEVQRLAREEGHLVASSAAAASLAARDVAERIRDGEVDAPGDAVVTVFPDSSERYLSKGIYGDFESWEG; from the coding sequence ATGACCACCCACCGGGAACCGCTCGCTTCGGTCCTCGACACCGTCGGTGAGACGCCCCTCGTCCGCGTCCACGCGTCCCCCGACGAGGTGCCGGTGTACGCCAAACTGGAGTCGTTCAACCCCGGCGCGAGCGTCAAGGACCGCATCGGGAAATACATGCTCGAGCGCATGCTCGACGACGGGACGCTCTCGGAGGGAGGCACCGTCGTCGAACCGACGGCCGGCAACACCGGCATCGGCATCGCCGTCGCCGCCGGCCAACTCGGAGTCGACGCCGTCTTCGTCGTCCCCGAACGTTTCAGCGTCGAGAAACAGCAACTGATGCGGGCCCTCGGCGCGACGGTTGTCAACACGCCCACCGCGGACGGCATGGGCGGGGCCATCGACCGCGCGCGCGAACTCGCGGCCGAACTCGACGACGCCGTCGTCCCCCAGCAGTTCTCGAACCCGCTGAACGCCGAGGCGCACTACGCGACGACGGGGCCCGAGATGTACGAGGCGCTGGACGGCGACGTGGGCGCCGTCGTCGCCGGGTGCGGGACGGCCGGGACTCTCATGGGTATCGCCCGCTACGCCCGCGAACGGGACCCCGAGACGCACGTCGTCGCCGTCGAACCCGAGGGGTCGCTGTACGCGACGCTCGTCGGCGTGGACGGCGACGAGGAGGCGTACAAGACGGAGGGCATCGGCACCCACGACCCGACGACGAACGAACTGTTCGACCCCGAACTCGTCGACGAGGTGGTGCAGATATCCGACCGGGACGCCCACGCGGAGGTCCAACGTCTCGCCCGCGAGGAGGGCCACCTCGTCGCCTCCTCGGCGGCGGCCGCGAGTCTCGCGGCGCGCGACGTCGCCGAACGCATCCGCGACGGCGAGGTGGACGCGCCGGGCGACGCCGTCGTCACCGTCTTCCCCGACTCCAGCGAGCGATACCTCTCGAAGGGCATCTACGGCGACTTCGAGTCGTGGGAGGGGTAG
- a CDS encoding RAD55 family ATPase gives MYDLSPAVDAEVPPGTNLLISGPPLTGKRSIALDILAEGATNGDGAIIVTTKDGAKRVLSDFEKRTPYEGKPVAVVDCVTRQQGVGEIRDDDRIKYTSSPVDMTGIGIKLSEFLQAFYQDRNIEQNRIMLHSLSTLLMYADLQTVFRFLHVFTGRIQSVEGLGLFAIDSSAHDDKTMNTLKQLFDGIVTTYEDREPEVRLASD, from the coding sequence ATGTATGACCTGTCACCGGCCGTCGATGCCGAGGTTCCCCCGGGAACGAACCTCCTCATCAGTGGGCCACCGCTTACCGGTAAGCGTTCGATAGCGCTGGATATCCTCGCCGAGGGGGCGACGAACGGCGACGGTGCGATAATCGTCACCACGAAGGACGGCGCAAAGCGCGTCCTCTCGGACTTCGAGAAGCGCACGCCGTACGAGGGAAAGCCCGTCGCCGTCGTCGACTGCGTGACGCGACAGCAGGGTGTCGGCGAGATTCGGGACGACGACCGAATCAAGTACACCTCGTCGCCGGTGGACATGACCGGCATCGGTATCAAGCTCTCGGAGTTCCTGCAGGCGTTCTATCAGGACCGCAACATCGAGCAGAACCGCATCATGCTCCACTCGCTGTCGACGCTCCTCATGTACGCCGACCTGCAGACGGTGTTCCGCTTCCTGCACGTGTTCACGGGCCGCATCCAGAGCGTCGAGGGCCTCGGCCTGTTCGCCATCGACTCCAGCGCCCACGACGACAAGACGATGAACACGCTCAAGCAGTTGTTCGACGGCATCGTCACGACGTACGAGGACCGCGAACCCGAGGTTCGCCTCGCCTCCGACTGA
- a CDS encoding ABC transporter permease codes for MGDPRVTIAKRELSSLGREKTIVLALVLQLFIAAFSSFLVVGLVSLYDPGQVGGYEVDVAVAGDATDELVRAADEVRGVDPSVYPDAASATSAFENPAATGIDAVLIGERRDGRLFVSASVPDSNVQTTVVVVQLRDVLRNLERAERLDRAASLSTLPIDLPPETRSSPYYGFTYTVLVPLLLFLPVFISGSLTVDSLTEERERGTLELLRVAPVTLREIVDGKLLAAATLAPAQAVLWLVLLGFNGTDVASPATLVVLVAALSTLVCSLAAAVALLAPERRTAQFLYSIGVLFVFGGTTLFPHNPVNTAARLAIGSADAAAPFVVLAYAVGAAGVYVAVRYLVGDVDANEL; via the coding sequence TTGGGTGACCCGCGCGTGACCATCGCCAAGCGGGAACTCTCCTCGCTCGGCAGGGAGAAGACCATCGTCCTCGCCTTGGTGCTGCAGTTGTTCATCGCGGCGTTCTCGTCGTTCCTCGTCGTCGGGCTCGTCTCGCTGTACGACCCCGGACAGGTCGGCGGCTACGAGGTGGACGTGGCCGTCGCGGGCGACGCCACCGACGAACTGGTGCGGGCGGCCGACGAGGTTCGGGGCGTCGACCCGAGCGTCTACCCCGACGCGGCGTCGGCGACGAGCGCGTTCGAGAACCCCGCCGCGACCGGTATCGACGCGGTACTGATAGGTGAGCGACGCGACGGCAGGCTGTTCGTCTCGGCGTCGGTGCCGGACTCGAACGTCCAGACGACGGTGGTCGTCGTCCAACTCCGCGACGTGCTCCGGAACCTCGAACGCGCGGAGCGACTGGACCGCGCGGCGTCGCTGTCGACGCTGCCCATCGACCTCCCGCCGGAGACGCGTTCGAGCCCGTACTACGGCTTCACGTACACCGTCCTCGTCCCCCTGCTGCTCTTCCTCCCGGTGTTCATCAGCGGGTCGCTCACGGTGGACTCGCTGACCGAGGAACGCGAGCGCGGGACGCTGGAACTGCTCCGCGTCGCCCCCGTCACCCTCCGGGAAATCGTGGACGGTAAACTCCTCGCGGCGGCGACGCTCGCGCCCGCGCAGGCGGTCCTGTGGCTCGTCCTCCTCGGGTTCAACGGGACGGACGTGGCGAGTCCGGCGACGCTCGTCGTCCTCGTGGCGGCGCTGTCGACGCTCGTCTGCTCGCTCGCCGCCGCGGTGGCGTTGCTCGCGCCGGAGCGTCGCACCGCGCAGTTCCTCTACTCCATCGGCGTGCTGTTCGTCTTCGGCGGCACCACGCTGTTCCCGCACAACCCGGTGAACACGGCGGCCAGACTCGCAATCGGGAGCGCCGACGCCGCGGCGCCGTTCGTCGTCCTCGCGTACGCCGTCGGCGCGGCGGGCGTCTACGTCGCGGTCCGGTACCTCGTCGGCGACGTGGACGCGAACGAACTGTGA
- a CDS encoding CoA-binding protein — MVTDEELREILSADTVAVVGCSTTPGKAAHDIPAYLQNHGYRVIPVNPFADEILGETAYDSLSDVPADAGVDVVDVFRPSEEAGDIAEAAVERHESVGDVGSVWLQLGITNDDAKRRVREAGLAFVQDKCMKVEHSRLLG; from the coding sequence ATGGTCACGGACGAGGAACTCCGCGAGATACTGAGCGCCGACACCGTCGCCGTCGTCGGCTGTTCGACGACGCCCGGCAAGGCCGCGCACGACATCCCGGCCTACCTGCAGAACCACGGCTACCGCGTGATACCGGTCAACCCCTTCGCCGACGAGATTCTCGGCGAGACGGCGTACGACTCGCTGTCGGACGTGCCCGCGGACGCCGGCGTCGACGTCGTGGACGTGTTCCGTCCCAGCGAGGAGGCGGGCGACATCGCCGAGGCGGCCGTCGAGCGACACGAGTCCGTCGGCGACGTGGGGTCGGTGTGGCTCCAACTCGGCATCACGAACGACGACGCGAAACGGCGCGTGCGCGAGGCCGGACTCGCCTTCGTCCAGGACAAGTGCATGAAAGTCGAACACAGCCGCCTCCTCGGCTGA
- a CDS encoding UvrD-helicase domain-containing protein, giving the protein MRRDDLTDQQDDAVTALSQNYPLTAGAGTGKTTTLSFRYLALLEDHPDALPENVLVTTFTRRAARDLTETVRERVLDRLATAGADHERWREVLDGLDEAYIHTLHAFCQRVLSEHANAVAGLDPGFDTLDDVKASRLQRDVVDELVEEEPREVELLLDAFSEYSLREVIDDLFGERPDSEAWADIWSAPARTIDEYVAYVEEELHPFPADEVDALCADEELRVLVEELRELVVELDETDPGGRTERVWTAVRLFDEPDGLDALDSVRDRRARIYDVCDELTKSGHDEYANYSPVKGDWSGSDADADRIGEIVTEIVERLDATHRSAEGDGLDITVDREGAPYFFALARLFDDAARRYEERKRDRNVLDYTDLVQRTRNLLHPERGTDAVRESLADQFDFVMIDEVQDTDPNQWDIVRSLTSLAGGETPYSAGNVFAVGDEKQSIYRFRNADVSVFQEARSALVGANGSENATTTSGGADVVGYQLQDNLRTLPPLLRFLNSLFEDVFDDDADDAFEATPQPLRPRRDNPHDVTPTTEYLLVPDDDLRTSVLDRDHPLNDAPSSARRWAEAQSVAARATRLVGDETQVYDPDPDDGPESRPVTYDDIAVIIRKRTHLDEFKRAFDDHEVPYTVVQGEGYFDTPEVRTLTNLFRVLADPRDDIRLFGLLRSPMFGFTDDELAPVVEGGDVWETLGESDDTALARTHSLLAELRTLAGASEDAVGPQVDSWAELLDVALDATGYLVSLSADERPRQALANVEQFEEYLRDAVGDAGSLRTLVTRLDERREFTNYDPEAAIPDGETGVRILTVHAAKGEEFPVVIVPGLGDKFNTDPPLAGGTEFDDVNDRPALGLSVPDSDDPFDTTDTVAKKGLRSRRLAKLRAEEKRTLYVACTRARDHLILAGTHGTEGDGDESLTELEAPETDEPERWSDFVQGSLFGDGDLLADLEAHGRATGRLHVDALTGEEEPDRDAPSYTVRLPPRPEAQARDVDVEDPPTSVEISPVRPEPVRYKLSPYQVADVLSDRQDGELVFHEGERTVRYRRGDDGTDWDEDDDVPADVQAGGSELSGRFFGEAVHRVCELQLPAERWDDVVDDALRSMDYEGAVTEDDRARVAEHARRANDYVRTVTDSDDAVYRELQAGVDLAHGTIAGIVDCLVLGDETATVVDYKTGHVDESKLQQKAEYYQPQLEAYALMVAAFDDDRPVTTRLYFTERDVDSGAEFGTGSGSGSLEELEARLDRRLCEEIEAQTEATLASETGNPSSDR; this is encoded by the coding sequence ATGCGCCGAGACGACCTCACCGACCAGCAGGACGACGCCGTCACAGCGCTCTCACAGAACTATCCACTCACCGCCGGTGCGGGGACGGGAAAGACCACGACGCTCTCGTTCCGGTATCTAGCGCTTCTGGAGGATCATCCCGACGCCCTCCCCGAGAACGTCCTCGTGACGACGTTCACGCGGCGGGCCGCACGCGACCTCACAGAGACCGTCCGCGAACGCGTCTTGGACCGCCTCGCCACCGCCGGCGCCGACCACGAGCGATGGCGCGAAGTTCTCGACGGATTGGACGAGGCGTACATCCACACGCTGCACGCATTCTGCCAGCGCGTCCTCTCCGAACACGCGAACGCGGTGGCCGGCCTCGACCCCGGATTCGACACCCTCGACGACGTCAAGGCGAGTCGACTCCAGCGAGACGTCGTCGACGAACTCGTCGAAGAGGAACCACGAGAGGTCGAGCTCCTGCTGGACGCGTTCTCGGAATACTCGCTCCGAGAAGTCATAGACGACCTGTTCGGTGAGCGTCCTGACAGCGAAGCCTGGGCTGACATCTGGAGCGCACCCGCTCGCACTATCGACGAGTACGTCGCGTACGTCGAAGAAGAACTCCACCCCTTCCCGGCCGACGAGGTGGATGCACTCTGTGCCGACGAGGAACTCCGAGTGCTCGTAGAGGAACTCCGAGAACTCGTTGTCGAACTCGACGAGACTGATCCCGGCGGGCGGACTGAGCGCGTCTGGACCGCAGTCAGACTCTTCGACGAGCCGGACGGGCTGGACGCCCTGGATTCCGTTCGTGACCGTCGAGCGCGGATCTACGACGTGTGTGACGAACTCACCAAATCCGGGCACGACGAGTACGCGAACTACTCCCCGGTGAAGGGAGACTGGAGCGGCAGCGACGCAGACGCCGACCGTATCGGCGAAATCGTCACCGAAATCGTTGAACGGCTGGATGCGACACACCGATCTGCGGAGGGTGACGGCCTCGACATCACCGTCGACCGCGAGGGCGCGCCGTACTTCTTCGCGTTGGCCCGCCTGTTCGACGACGCCGCCCGCCGGTACGAAGAGCGAAAGCGCGACCGAAACGTGCTGGACTACACCGACCTGGTCCAGCGGACGCGGAATCTGCTGCATCCAGAACGCGGAACCGACGCGGTTCGGGAGTCGCTCGCCGACCAGTTCGACTTCGTCATGATCGACGAGGTTCAGGACACCGACCCCAACCAGTGGGACATCGTCCGGTCGCTCACCAGCCTCGCCGGCGGCGAGACGCCGTACAGCGCGGGAAACGTCTTCGCCGTCGGCGACGAGAAACAGTCGATCTACCGCTTCCGGAACGCCGACGTCTCGGTCTTTCAGGAGGCCCGAAGCGCACTCGTCGGCGCGAACGGGAGCGAGAACGCCACAACGACGAGCGGAGGAGCCGACGTCGTCGGCTACCAGCTCCAAGACAACCTTCGAACGCTCCCGCCGCTGCTTCGCTTCCTCAACAGCCTCTTCGAGGACGTCTTCGACGACGACGCAGACGACGCCTTCGAGGCGACGCCGCAACCGCTCCGCCCGCGACGGGACAACCCTCACGACGTGACGCCCACGACGGAGTACCTGCTCGTCCCCGACGACGACCTCCGGACGAGCGTCCTCGACCGCGACCACCCGCTGAACGACGCACCCTCCTCGGCGCGACGGTGGGCAGAAGCTCAGTCCGTGGCAGCGCGCGCTACGCGCCTCGTCGGAGACGAGACACAGGTCTACGACCCAGACCCGGACGACGGCCCCGAAAGTCGGCCGGTGACGTACGACGATATCGCGGTCATCATCCGAAAGCGGACTCACCTCGACGAGTTCAAGCGCGCGTTCGACGACCACGAGGTCCCGTACACAGTCGTTCAGGGGGAGGGCTACTTCGACACGCCAGAGGTTCGGACGCTGACGAACCTGTTCCGCGTCCTCGCCGACCCAAGGGACGACATCCGCCTGTTCGGATTGCTTCGCTCCCCGATGTTCGGCTTCACCGACGACGAACTCGCCCCGGTCGTAGAGGGTGGTGACGTCTGGGAGACGCTCGGCGAGTCGGACGACACCGCGCTTGCACGCACTCACTCCTTGCTCGCCGAGTTGCGAACGCTCGCCGGTGCCTCCGAGGACGCCGTCGGGCCACAGGTCGACTCGTGGGCAGAACTCCTCGACGTCGCCCTCGACGCGACTGGCTACCTCGTGAGTCTCAGCGCCGACGAACGTCCGCGACAGGCGCTCGCCAACGTCGAACAGTTCGAGGAGTACCTGCGGGACGCCGTCGGCGACGCCGGCAGTCTCCGGACTCTCGTCACCCGCCTCGACGAACGCCGAGAGTTCACCAACTACGACCCCGAAGCCGCGATTCCGGACGGCGAAACCGGCGTCCGGATACTCACCGTCCACGCCGCGAAGGGCGAAGAATTCCCGGTCGTCATCGTGCCCGGTCTCGGAGACAAATTCAACACCGACCCGCCACTCGCAGGGGGAACCGAGTTCGACGACGTGAACGACCGCCCGGCGCTCGGACTCTCTGTCCCTGACAGCGACGACCCCTTCGACACCACCGACACCGTCGCGAAGAAAGGACTCCGGTCCCGACGTCTCGCAAAACTCCGTGCCGAAGAGAAGCGCACCCTGTACGTCGCCTGCACGCGCGCTCGCGACCACCTGATTCTGGCCGGCACGCACGGGACGGAGGGCGACGGGGACGAATCGCTGACCGAACTGGAAGCCCCGGAGACTGACGAACCCGAGCGTTGGAGCGACTTCGTTCAGGGCTCGCTGTTCGGTGACGGAGACCTGCTCGCCGACCTCGAGGCTCACGGACGAGCGACCGGCCGGCTCCACGTCGACGCGCTCACCGGCGAAGAAGAGCCTGACCGAGACGCTCCGTCGTACACCGTACGACTCCCGCCGCGACCGGAGGCGCAGGCCCGGGACGTCGACGTCGAGGACCCCCCGACGAGCGTCGAGATTTCACCAGTTCGACCGGAGCCCGTCCGGTACAAGCTCTCGCCGTATCAGGTCGCAGACGTGCTGAGCGACCGGCAAGACGGGGAACTGGTGTTCCACGAAGGAGAGCGCACCGTGCGCTACCGACGAGGGGACGACGGCACCGACTGGGACGAAGACGACGACGTGCCTGCCGACGTTCAGGCCGGAGGGTCCGAACTGTCCGGGCGGTTCTTCGGGGAGGCAGTCCACCGAGTCTGCGAACTCCAGCTTCCGGCCGAACGCTGGGACGACGTCGTCGACGACGCGCTCAGGTCGATGGACTACGAGGGAGCGGTCACCGAGGACGACCGCGCCCGCGTCGCGGAACATGCCCGGCGAGCGAACGACTACGTTCGCACGGTAACCGACAGCGACGACGCCGTCTATCGGGAGCTTCAGGCGGGCGTGGACCTGGCTCACGGCACCATCGCCGGTATCGTCGACTGCCTCGTTCTCGGTGACGAGACAGCCACGGTGGTCGACTACAAGACCGGTCACGTCGACGAATCGAAACTGCAGCAGAAGGCCGAATACTACCAGCCGCAACTCGAGGCGTACGCGCTGATGGTCGCGGCGTTCGACGACGACCGTCCGGTTACGACGCGCCTCTACTTCACCGAGAGAGACGTGGATTCCGGTGCTGAATTCGGTACCGGGAGTGGTTCCGGCTCGCTCGAGGAACTCGAAGCTCGTCTGGACAGGCGACTCTGCGAGGAAATCGAAGCGCAGACCGAAGCAACGCTCGCCTCCGAGACAGGGAACCCGAGTTCCGACCGATGA
- a CDS encoding geranylgeranylglycerol-phosphate geranylgeranyltransferase — translation MPPAAESESSVGEGSSAAETARGLLELVRPGNVVSAGVLTFTGSFVAAGLFASPSHVLAAVLATVFATGAGNAVNDYFDREIDTINRPDRPIPRGAVSPREAFAFSVALFLGAVVCAVTLPVEALLIAVVNLVALVAYTEYFKGLPAVGNLVVGYLTGSTFLFGAAAVDSTFDPNVLVLFGLAALATFTREVVKDVEDLEGDREEGLSTLPIVVGERRALGVGVAAMVVAVVASAYPYVDGVFGVAYLALVVPADLVMLIACVRSFRNPSLAQRRLKHGMLLATAAFIAGRLLLSPGPVG, via the coding sequence ATGCCACCCGCCGCAGAGTCCGAGTCGTCCGTCGGCGAGGGGTCGTCGGCCGCCGAGACGGCTCGCGGCCTCCTCGAACTCGTGCGTCCGGGGAACGTCGTCTCGGCGGGTGTGCTGACGTTCACCGGGTCGTTCGTCGCGGCGGGACTGTTCGCCTCGCCGTCGCACGTCCTCGCGGCGGTACTCGCGACCGTCTTCGCCACCGGTGCCGGGAACGCCGTCAACGACTACTTCGACCGCGAAATAGACACGATAAACCGCCCGGACCGGCCCATCCCGCGCGGTGCGGTGAGTCCGCGCGAGGCGTTCGCATTCAGCGTCGCCCTGTTCCTCGGCGCCGTCGTCTGCGCGGTGACGCTCCCCGTCGAGGCGTTGCTCATCGCCGTCGTCAACCTCGTCGCACTCGTCGCGTACACGGAATACTTCAAGGGACTGCCGGCCGTCGGCAACCTCGTCGTCGGCTACCTCACGGGGTCGACGTTCCTGTTCGGGGCCGCGGCGGTGGACAGCACCTTCGACCCGAACGTGCTCGTCCTGTTCGGTCTGGCCGCGCTGGCGACGTTCACGCGGGAGGTAGTCAAAGACGTCGAGGACCTCGAGGGCGACAGGGAAGAGGGCCTCAGCACGCTTCCCATCGTCGTCGGGGAGCGACGAGCGCTCGGCGTCGGCGTCGCCGCGATGGTCGTCGCCGTCGTCGCCAGCGCCTACCCGTACGTGGACGGGGTGTTCGGCGTCGCCTACCTCGCCCTGGTCGTCCCCGCGGACCTCGTGATGCTGATTGCCTGCGTCCGGTCGTTCCGGAATCCCTCGCTCGCGCAACGGCGTCTCAAACACGGGATGCTCCTCGCGACGGCGGCGTTCATCGCCGGCCGACTCCTGCTGTCGCCGGGGCCGGTCGGATAG
- a CDS encoding DUF5798 family protein has protein sequence MGIGGTAKKLQKVAEMAEDVYARLNELREQLAEMRETAQDTRDRVDRLETENAEQRALLEALAEREGIDVETVTANAHIKEAETDESNATADPSDEAAAGETADGGDDAQTEN, from the coding sequence ATGGGAATCGGAGGCACGGCGAAGAAGCTCCAGAAGGTGGCCGAGATGGCCGAAGACGTGTACGCGCGACTGAACGAACTCCGCGAGCAGCTGGCGGAGATGCGCGAGACGGCTCAGGACACCCGGGACCGAGTGGACCGACTGGAGACGGAGAACGCCGAACAGCGCGCGCTGCTGGAGGCACTCGCCGAGCGAGAGGGTATCGACGTGGAGACGGTCACCGCCAACGCCCACATCAAAGAGGCGGAGACGGACGAGTCGAACGCGACGGCCGACCCGAGCGACGAGGCGGCGGCCGGTGAGACGGCCGACGGCGGCGACGACGCGCAGACCGAGAACTGA
- a CDS encoding methyltransferase — protein MPVNPNFLERLVLFRLNKAPAPMLDLFGAASFEAVSLALDLGLFETLADAETPLTAAALADRIDAHPDGIATLCDFLVTEGYLAASDGSYRLTGMTEKWLLTTSETNMGPWLTFWNELVFPFWERELETAVVEGEPSQSIYEWFDEEPARWETAQAGFRATASLLVDDVTDAVSVPDGNARLVDVGGGHGLYTIELCRRHPNLTATIFDLPGAVETLGDEVPAEVADRVRTRAGDYLTDDLGDGYDVALLFNVVHAHDPAENTALFERVADSLAPNGRIVLLDQWEGSGRTPVSRAGLRFVALTYLTTLDATVYTHEEVTSWLREAGFEDITRRSVGPVAGQALVEATKR, from the coding sequence ATGCCCGTCAACCCGAACTTTCTCGAACGCTTGGTGTTGTTCCGGCTCAACAAGGCCCCGGCGCCAATGCTCGACCTGTTCGGTGCGGCGAGTTTCGAGGCGGTGTCGCTCGCTCTGGACCTGGGTCTGTTCGAGACGCTCGCGGACGCCGAGACCCCGCTTACGGCCGCCGCTCTGGCCGACCGTATTGACGCCCATCCCGACGGCATCGCGACGCTCTGCGACTTTCTGGTGACCGAGGGGTACCTCGCCGCCTCGGACGGCAGCTACCGCCTGACCGGAATGACGGAGAAGTGGCTACTGACTACGTCCGAGACGAACATGGGACCGTGGCTCACCTTCTGGAACGAACTCGTCTTCCCGTTCTGGGAACGCGAACTCGAAACCGCCGTCGTGGAGGGAGAGCCGAGTCAGTCGATCTACGAGTGGTTCGACGAGGAGCCCGCCCGGTGGGAGACCGCCCAGGCCGGATTTCGGGCGACGGCCTCCTTGTTGGTGGACGACGTGACCGACGCGGTGTCCGTTCCGGACGGGAACGCACGGCTCGTCGACGTCGGCGGAGGTCACGGGCTCTACACGATAGAACTGTGTCGGCGGCACCCGAACCTCACGGCGACTATCTTCGACCTCCCGGGCGCTGTCGAGACCCTCGGCGACGAGGTTCCCGCCGAGGTGGCGGACCGGGTCAGGACACGAGCAGGGGACTACCTGACGGACGACCTCGGCGACGGATACGACGTGGCGCTCCTGTTCAACGTCGTCCACGCTCACGACCCGGCAGAGAACACTGCGCTCTTCGAGCGGGTGGCGGATTCGCTCGCGCCGAACGGGCGAATCGTCCTGTTAGACCAGTGGGAGGGCAGCGGGCGAACGCCGGTGAGCCGGGCCGGACTCCGGTTCGTCGCACTGACTTACCTGACGACGCTCGATGCGACCGTCTACACGCACGAGGAGGTTACCTCCTGGCTTCGAGAGGCCGGATTCGAGGATATCACCCGGCGGAGCGTCGGTCCGGTCGCGGGGCAGGCACTCGTCGAAGCGACCAAGCGATGA